Below is a genomic region from Miscanthus floridulus cultivar M001 chromosome 1, ASM1932011v1, whole genome shotgun sequence.
ATTGATCTCAATACAGTTCTTGAagattttgcatcaagaaatgccCGAAAATAATATTTTACAAAGCACCGAAACACTATTATATTATTTGAGATAATCATAATAGTTATTTGCTGTCATTTTAGTTCTTTGGTTATACTATCATTATTATCTTTACAAACTAAATATATGTTGTAAGTTATTTGCTTCATACTATATACTTCAATCATCATATAAAAAATTAGGTTAATGGGCCCTTGCTATCATGTTTGCCCGAGGGCCTTTAAAATTATAGAGATGGCCCTGATCATCATCACCCTTGGCCAGATTATAAAGGTGAAGGTATCATATAAGACTTCCACACTATTGCTTATTGATTGCAGAACAACATCAAAATACCAAAGAATATCAGACTAATCGCTTTCACTTGACAGAGCATTGCCATGAGCCCCAATTACCTGTGAGCAGCAGCAGGAATGAACCTTCAGGCTGTGCGAGGAAAGACACTGTCTTGGCAACCTTTTCCAAGCATTCCTTGCTCTGCACCAACAACCAACGACTAATAACCATTTTTCCTCGATCTTTCCTCTTATCTCAGATGTTAACAACTAATCAAACACTTTTTAATAGGTAATTTCTAGTAGGGTGGAAACAGTACCAGATAGGGAGGGTCGGCAACGACGACGCGGTAGGCGTGCTTCATAGCCGGCGGCAGCTCCTCCGGTCGGTTGTAGTCGTAGAAGGTGAAGTCGCCGCCGTACTGCCCGAACCGCTCGTCGTACTCCAGCAGCTGCGCGGGCACTCCCGGGTCGGTCTTCTTCAGGTAGGCGTAGAGCGTCGGGCACGCGATGCAAGCCACGGCGCCGCCGGCGGAGCTTGAGCCAGAAGGGTAGACAAGGCGGACGACCTCCTCCACGAGCGCCCGCGCGGTGCGCTCGTCGTACCAGAACTGGCTCAGCCTCCAATCCTCCGGGACCAGCTCTACCCCGCCTTCCCCTCCTCCAGCTTCATCCTGCTCCTCCGGCCGCTGCTGTTCCGCCAGGAACTCCCGGAGCGCCTCCATCGCCGCAGCGCTCAGCTGAGGCACgtcgtcgtcttcttcctcccccctGACCTCCCCGCTCACCCTCTCATCCCCCACACCGCTCGCCGCCATCGCATCCACCGTTGGCCTGCCGCGCAGTGATGAGGACTGAggagggcggcggcgcggggcacCCTGTAGTAAACGCTCCGCTGGTCCACTCCTCCAATACGACGAACCAATGGGCTTAACGAAATGAGCATTTATGGAGTCACCACATGGGCCGCGGCCCAAAGGCCCAGTGAGCCTGACGGAAAGAGCAGTAATAAAGCGGAGTGGCAATGGAATCGCTCGCGCAGGGGAGGGGAACTGGGAAGGGAGCGGAAGAGAGGTGGGTGACCGCCGCGTCTCCGTCCAGCCTTCCAGTTCCAGGCGTGGCGAGCTAGGCAAGCGGCACGCTCCGCCTCCGCATACGCTCCTCGAGTGAGCTccagttgccgccgccgccgccgtactCAGCAGCAGAGACCGGCGAGTCAACAGGTAGCAGAGGGGGTGGAGGGGAGCAGTTCCTGTTCGCCCGGTCACCGCCCGCTCGGAGCATTCCCGCTGCTGCGTCCGCCTCAGTTTGCCGTCGCCCTGTTGCACGTACGGCTAGGGTTTGGAGATAGATCCGCCCGTCGCCCCGCCTGCTCGTGTGGAGGCGCGGCGTGGTGCGGAGAGGAATAGAGGAAGTGCCTGGCTCGCGCGGTTTTCGTTCCTTGTTCTGGAAGCTTCAGGGGGCGCGATCTGGTTCCGTCGCAATCGGTAGCAATGTCGGGCTCGTCGGCGGCAGGGGAGGACATAGTGCAGCACCTATCGTCCAATTCCAACCCGTCTTCGTCGAAGCTCGCCAAGCTCGAGGCACGCATGGCCGGCAAGGCTGTCTCCGCGCCATCGTCACCGCCGCACCATCCCATGGCTGCCCCCGCCTCCGCCCCCGCCATATCCTTCATGGACCAGGAGGAGCTGCCTGAGACTTCCTCTTCCGATGATGATGTCAGTCCTAAACCTTGAGCTTCTCTCTTACTTTCCCCTTCTTTTTAGGCTCAAGTACAGTAGCGTGATTGCCTGCCATCTTCGATTTCCTTGCTCACACATTGGCTATGTTGCTATGATCTCTTTCTGGCCAGAACTATTTGTGCTTTTTTTTGTTATTATAAACATGTGCACGTGGTTTGCTAGTGTAACTGACACAAATTACTCAAATAATTCCACCTCTAGTTTTATCCTTATTATGCAAACCCTGATCCCATTCCCTTATTCTGTTTTTGCTGATTAGAACTGTGAGGAGTTTTTGATACAAAAGAATACCCTGAAGCGTCCGAGATCTCCAGATGGTGACAACATCCTTGCTCTTGGAAATTTTGAGGTGGGCTCATCTGTTAGGAAGTGAATAGTTAATCTCTTATGATTCTCTCCTGCATTCTTTTGTGCATTCATAAGTCTGAATATTCTTTTCACTTGGTGGATTCTCTTGTAATTTGAGAATCAGGGTTCAGCAAACGAGGCAGCAAAGATTTTAGATGTCACGGATACAAGACCATCCTTGGACAATTCAAATAGGAAAAAACAAGGCCGTGGAAGGGGCCGTGCTGGTACAGGCCGAGGCCGTGGCTCAAAGACTGCTGATCAAACACGACTGACTTCGACTTCCTCAGCAGTTGTAACAAATGGTCAACTAGATAAATTAACCAACAAGGTACGCTGTGTCTGTACCGTGCTAGTATCCTGCAGTCTCATGTGCAAACTTCTGACCTTTCTCACCAGAGCTATTTCTAGGTTATTTAATACCTAAACACAATGAATATATTATTGAAGAAATTGTTGTTTTGAAGGCACTTCCTATTTAAGGGTAAAGTTTGGTCAGTTACAGGATGCTGAAATATATCTTCTAGTAAATTATAAACATTTATGACTTAATAAAAGTTGGTAACTAAGAGCAAATTTGCACCTGTCCATAGATATTTATAACACTTTTGAACTACATAGTGAGAATTTTGAAATTTTGCAGATCTAATGAAATAGATGAATCTGTACAGGCTTATGTTTAAAGATAGCCTGGACTTGTTCAATTTTAATAATGTCTTGATCAAAGTACTAGGATACAAGATCTGCCATCTCCGAGTGTTCTTCTGAAGGATCTGTTTTTAGAGAAACTCATTAACAGGTCGTTAGTGTTTTTAACTTTTTATATCCCGATTCAAATGGTTTTGAAAAACAGCACGACGCCCCAGGTCTTGTTTGTGACAATTGGCCACACGGATAGTTTGAAAGGTTTTGGGTAAACCATTATGTTTGACAACACTAATGTTTTTCGCCCTATGGACAGAACTATTTTCTCCATAATCCATATTTACAATCTGCATCACCGGAAAGCGTCGACACATGCATATTAAAAAATGCATTCAATAATGAACAGTTGATCGATGAAACCTATTACACAGTAATTTATCCTAACCTGCTAATTATGAGCACAATTCAACAGGAATCCCGATCAAGTGTTCAACTGGGCCATGACGACAGGGCTGCTTTACAGGTAACTCATTGCTTGACATCGTCTTCTGCCAAATTTCTAAATATCTCCATCCTTTTCTAATCCCACTATCACAGTATTGATCTGGATGCGTCCTTTTGGAACTGTCTATGTTTCATGTTTGCCTGCTTCTGAATATGTCCTTTTGGATGTCTAattaataatacataaacatggaGTCTTTCAGATGGCTTCTGTACATGGTTTTCATTCTTTTTTTCCCTCTCATTTGCTGGGATAGTTTCCACTTACTTTCATTTTCACCTGCCAGTTTAGGCAATCCAACCCCGTAAAGTAGTATGGTGTAGTTAAGATTTTCTGAAGTAATAAAGCATAAGCAGTGTTAGTGAAATATTTTACTGATGCCATGCCACTTTGGATGCTTATGAATAGAATGTACCAAAAATCTATATGTGTTCTTGTTTTTGTTTTAAAATTCTATTCTTAAGCACTCTCCATTTAATAGGAAGAATTGTCAATGTTACGTGGCAAAGTCGCATTTTTGGAGGAGGAACTTTCTAAATTGCGTCAAGAAGCAACAAATTACCACCAACTTAGTGATAGATTAGCAAAGGTAAGGAGATACTTTCTATCAATTTTCATTTCAACATGTATTTTTAGTGTCTTGACATGTTGGCTTTGCATTATTCTTACAGGAATTGAAGGATCTCAAAGATCATGACCAACAAATGAGATCTAAGGTTGGTAGCATGTTATCTTATGATTTACCATATTTGTTTTAGCTACTGCCAAATCCACTGTTTAGGCATATCATGGTGAATAACTGTAGGAAATACCTCACTTTGTTCTATATGCACATGATCTTCTACTGTTGTCACCTGTTAGAAGCTGTGTGTGTCAGCGTGTACAATATACTTTTCCTTCTTATAATGGTCAGGCGCACTACATATGTAATTTTTTTTAGACCAATGGAGATTTTACTTATGTGCATATGTGCttgctgcatgcatgttgtttgtCCACATGGATTGGATGTGGGTTTTGTGctttccttttttatttctttgtgTGGTGGGGGCCACGGTGGAAGTGAGCTTACTGTACTTGTTTAGCTTCAAGGCAATCTTAATATTTGTGTGGTTGAGAAAATCTACTCATTCCATGCATGTAATACTAACTGTTCTCATTTTCATTAATGAAGCAAATGAAGGTCCTGTCTGATCTGCTGATAGCTGTGTCAAAAGCAGAGAGGCAAGAAGCGCGAATGAGGATAAGGCAGGAA
It encodes:
- the LOC136463971 gene encoding LOW QUALITY PROTEIN: uncharacterized protein (The sequence of the model RefSeq protein was modified relative to this genomic sequence to represent the inferred CDS: deleted 1 base in 1 codon), with translation MLRAGGDRANRNCSPPPPLLPVDSPVSAAEYGGGGGNWSSLEERMRRRSCRLPSSPRLELEGWTETRRSPTSLPLPSQFPSPARAIPLPLRFITALSVRLTGPLGRGPCGDSINAHFVKPIGSSYWRSGPAERLLQGAPRRRPPQSSSLRGRPTVDAMAASGVGDERVSGEVRGEEEDDDVPQLSAAAMEALREFLAEQQRPEEQDEAGGGEGGVELVPEDWRLSQFWYDERTARALVEEVVRLVYPSGSSSAGGAVACIACPTLYAYLKKTDPGVPAQLLEYDERFGQYGGDFTFYDYNRPEELPPAMKHAYRVVVADPPYLSKECLEKVAKTVSFLAQPEGSFLLLLTGEVQKDRALELLNVRPCGFRPRHSNKLGNEFRLFTNYDSADRLGGWDQSDGVSI